From Parafrankia irregularis, the proteins below share one genomic window:
- a CDS encoding metallophosphoesterase family protein — protein MSGTTRGRLLATSDIHVRHPENRAIVKAMRPGHDDDWLLVVGDVGERLDDVEWALRLLAGRFAQVVWVPGNHELWTLSRDAVPLRGEARYRHLVDLCAGLGVLTPEDPYPIWTGLGGPVRIVPMFLLYDYTFRPEGTSNKEEALAAAYAAGVVCSDESVLHSDPYPSRDDWCRARVAQTRVRLDECPRDVPLVLVNHFPLVREPTRILRYPVFAQWCGTELTADWHTRYNVAAVVYGHLHIPRTTWHDGVRFEEVSVGYPREWRSWRTRRPVLRQILPAPTGERVPPWGATRDESESALVPPS, from the coding sequence ATGTCTGGGACCACGCGGGGGCGTCTGCTCGCCACCAGCGATATCCATGTTCGCCATCCGGAGAACCGGGCGATCGTCAAGGCGATGCGGCCGGGCCATGACGATGACTGGTTGCTCGTGGTCGGCGACGTCGGCGAACGTCTCGACGACGTCGAATGGGCGCTGAGGTTGCTCGCGGGCCGGTTCGCCCAGGTCGTGTGGGTGCCCGGCAACCATGAGCTGTGGACGTTGAGCCGGGACGCCGTGCCCCTGCGCGGAGAGGCCCGTTACCGTCATCTGGTTGACCTGTGCGCGGGCCTGGGAGTTCTCACCCCCGAGGACCCCTACCCGATCTGGACCGGGCTGGGTGGTCCCGTGCGCATCGTGCCGATGTTCCTGCTCTACGACTACACGTTCCGTCCCGAGGGCACCTCGAACAAGGAGGAGGCGCTCGCCGCGGCGTACGCGGCGGGCGTGGTGTGCTCCGACGAGTCGGTGCTGCACTCCGACCCCTATCCGAGCAGGGACGACTGGTGCCGGGCTCGGGTCGCGCAGACGCGCGTCCGGCTGGACGAATGTCCCCGGGACGTCCCCCTCGTGCTCGTCAACCATTTCCCGCTGGTGCGTGAGCCCACCAGGATCCTGCGCTACCCGGTGTTCGCGCAGTGGTGCGGCACCGAGCTCACCGCGGACTGGCACACCCGCTACAACGTCGCCGCCGTGGTCTACGGTCACCTGCACATTCCTCGGACGACGTGGCATGACGGCGTCCGGTTCGAGGAGGTCTCGGTGGGCTACCCGCGTGAGTGGCGCAGCTGGCGGACCCGACGACCGGTGTTGCGCCAGATCCTGCCCGCGCCGACCGGTGAGCGCGTCCCGCCCTGGGGCGCGACCCGGGACGAGTCGGAGTCCGCGTTGGTCCCGCCCAGCTGA
- a CDS encoding ACT domain-containing protein: MLSRMSYLLRLLLPDHPGALGAVATALGAAGIDIVSLSVVEHTPAGAVDDMIVLLPPGGLADRVFTAAQSVPGVTVEALRPFLADGAGIGDDLELVDALTERPSEAAAVLTELVSGVFNADWALLLEHLAPGDVRVREASVGAPNLGSDDLGVPERVRISLPWLPLEKARRIAPSDGEFPARWEAVSMELAAAPVGHDQLVLLVGRPGGPAFRGSEIARLAHLAGIAASLARTNGPRR; the protein is encoded by the coding sequence ATGCTCAGCCGCATGTCGTACCTGCTCCGGCTCCTTCTGCCCGACCATCCTGGCGCGCTGGGCGCGGTGGCGACGGCCCTCGGCGCGGCGGGGATCGACATCGTGAGCCTCTCGGTCGTGGAGCACACACCCGCCGGCGCGGTCGACGACATGATCGTGCTGCTGCCGCCCGGCGGTCTGGCCGACCGCGTGTTCACGGCCGCGCAGTCCGTTCCCGGGGTGACCGTCGAGGCCCTGCGCCCCTTCCTCGCCGACGGTGCCGGTATCGGCGACGACCTGGAGCTCGTCGACGCGCTGACGGAACGTCCCTCCGAAGCCGCGGCCGTGTTGACCGAGCTGGTCTCGGGTGTCTTCAACGCCGACTGGGCCCTGCTGCTCGAACACCTGGCGCCGGGTGACGTCCGCGTCCGCGAGGCGTCGGTGGGCGCTCCCAACCTCGGCAGCGACGACCTGGGCGTGCCGGAACGGGTCCGCATCTCCCTGCCGTGGCTGCCGTTGGAGAAGGCCAGGCGAATCGCACCCAGCGATGGGGAGTTCCCGGCCCGCTGGGAGGCGGTCAGCATGGAGCTCGCCGCCGCGCCTGTCGGCCACGACCAGCTGGTCCTGCTCGTCGGCAGACCAGGCGGCCCGGCGTTCCGTGGCTCGGAGATCGCGCGTCTGGCGCATCTGGCCGGCATCGCCGCCAGCCTCGCCCGTACCAACGGCCCCCGGCGCTAA
- the gatB gene encoding Asp-tRNA(Asn)/Glu-tRNA(Gln) amidotransferase subunit GatB has product MSTSAPVIATPSYEDATARYEAVIGLETHVELGTASKMFCGCATTFGAEPNTQVCPVCLGLPGALPVVNEAAVRFATLIGLALNCTIASWCRFARKNYFYPDMPKNFQISQYDEPLCSNGWLDVEVEGEIHRVGITRVHLEEDTGKSLHVGGATGRIHGATHSLVDYNRAGIPLVEIVTEPDIRHPEVARAYVDELRELCRALAVSDVRMDQGSLRCDANVSLRPRPAAGQPDAPFGTRSETKNLNSLRSVERAVRFEVVRQAALLDAGERVIQETRHFDEASGRTSSGRSKEEATDYRYFPEPDLTPLALTSEYVEALRAVLPELPAQRRARLVAELGYTARELQEMRNAGVLELVEATVAAGASPAGARKWWLNELARRASDAGVEPRELAISPAQVARICELVAEGKLTDALGRKVVDGVLAGDGSPDEVVAARGLAVVSDDSALRDAVDAAIAGAPDIADKVRGGKLNAVGPLVGTVMKTMRGQADAAAVRRLLLERLEVS; this is encoded by the coding sequence GTGAGCACATCGGCTCCCGTCATCGCCACCCCCTCCTATGAGGACGCCACCGCGCGCTACGAGGCGGTGATCGGGCTGGAGACCCATGTCGAGCTCGGCACCGCCTCCAAGATGTTCTGCGGGTGCGCGACGACGTTCGGCGCGGAGCCGAACACCCAGGTATGCCCGGTCTGCCTGGGCCTGCCCGGGGCGCTGCCGGTGGTGAACGAGGCCGCGGTGCGGTTCGCGACGCTCATCGGGCTCGCGCTGAACTGCACGATCGCATCCTGGTGCCGGTTCGCCCGGAAGAACTACTTCTATCCGGACATGCCGAAGAACTTCCAGATCAGTCAGTACGACGAGCCGCTGTGCTCGAACGGCTGGCTTGACGTCGAGGTCGAGGGGGAGATCCACCGAGTCGGGATCACCCGGGTCCACCTGGAGGAGGACACCGGCAAGTCGCTGCACGTCGGCGGGGCGACCGGGCGGATCCACGGAGCCACCCACTCCCTGGTCGACTACAACCGGGCCGGCATCCCCCTGGTGGAGATCGTCACCGAGCCCGACATCCGGCATCCCGAGGTCGCTCGGGCCTACGTCGACGAGCTGCGGGAGCTGTGCCGGGCGCTGGCGGTCTCGGACGTGCGGATGGACCAGGGCTCGCTGCGCTGCGACGCGAACGTGTCGCTGCGGCCCCGGCCCGCGGCAGGGCAGCCGGACGCGCCGTTCGGCACCCGTTCGGAGACGAAGAACCTCAACTCGCTGCGTTCGGTCGAGCGGGCTGTCCGCTTCGAGGTCGTGCGCCAGGCGGCGCTGCTGGACGCCGGCGAGCGGGTCATCCAGGAGACCCGGCACTTCGACGAGGCGTCGGGCCGCACCTCCTCTGGCCGGTCGAAGGAGGAGGCGACCGACTACCGCTACTTCCCGGAGCCGGACCTGACGCCGCTCGCGCTCACCTCGGAGTACGTCGAGGCGCTGCGCGCGGTCCTGCCGGAGCTGCCGGCACAGCGGCGGGCCCGGCTCGTCGCGGAGCTCGGCTACACCGCCCGTGAGCTGCAGGAGATGCGCAACGCCGGGGTACTGGAGCTGGTCGAGGCGACGGTGGCCGCCGGCGCGAGCCCGGCCGGGGCGCGCAAGTGGTGGCTCAACGAGCTGGCGAGGCGCGCCTCGGACGCCGGTGTCGAGCCGCGTGAGCTGGCGATCAGCCCGGCCCAGGTGGCCCGGATCTGCGAGCTCGTCGCCGAGGGGAAGCTGACCGACGCACTCGGGCGAAAGGTCGTCGACGGTGTGCTCGCGGGTGACGGCTCGCCCGACGAGGTCGTCGCCGCGCGGGGGCTGGCCGTGGTCTCCGACGACTCGGCGCTGCGCGACGCGGTTGACGCCGCGATCGCCGGCGCGCCCGACATCGCGGACAAGGTCCGGGGCGGCAAGCTGAACGCGGTGGGGCCGCTCGTCGGCACGGTGATGAAGACGATGCGGGGCCAGGCGGACGCCGCGGCCGTCCGCAGGTTGTTGCTGGAGCGGCTGGAAGTCTCCTGA
- the gatA gene encoding Asp-tRNA(Asn)/Glu-tRNA(Gln) amidotransferase subunit GatA, whose product MTDVSGISTPVESARTDDVVRLTAAATAAAIAAGELSAEEATLAALDRIAKVDDAVHAFLHVDAEGALAAARAVDVRRAAGERLGPLAGVPLALKDVFTARGMPTTCGSRILEGWRPPYDATVVSRLRAADVVILGKVNMDEFAMGSSTENSAYGPTRNPWDLTRIPGGSSGGSAAAVAAFEAPLSIGTDTGGSIRQPAAVCGLVGVKPTYGGVSRYGLVAFSSSLDQAGPITRTVADAALLHAAIAGHDPMDSTSVELPVPPVVEAAGRRDIRGMRVGVVRELAGEGYDPGVQAAFDAAVAELAGLGAEVVEVSCPHFTYAMAAYYLIAPSECSSNLARFDAMRFGLRAGDDGRAGAEEVMSRTRDVGFGAEVKRRVMLGTYALSSGYYDAYYGQAQKVRTLISRDFAAAYEQADVLVSPTTPTPAFPIGDKVDDPVAMYLSDLCTIPSNLAGGPAMSLPSGLVDGLPVGIQIMAPAFADDRLYLVGGALEAALDARRGHALLDEAPTL is encoded by the coding sequence ATGACCGACGTTTCAGGCATCTCGACGCCCGTGGAGTCCGCCCGGACGGACGACGTCGTCCGGCTGACGGCTGCCGCGACGGCCGCCGCGATCGCCGCGGGTGAGCTTTCCGCGGAGGAGGCCACCCTCGCCGCTCTGGACCGCATCGCGAAGGTCGACGACGCGGTGCACGCGTTCCTGCACGTCGATGCGGAAGGCGCGCTTGCCGCCGCCCGCGCGGTGGACGTCCGGCGTGCCGCGGGGGAGCGGCTGGGTCCACTGGCCGGTGTGCCGCTCGCGCTCAAGGACGTGTTCACCGCTCGTGGTATGCCGACCACCTGCGGCAGCAGGATTCTCGAAGGCTGGCGACCGCCCTACGACGCGACTGTGGTCTCCCGGCTGCGCGCTGCCGACGTCGTCATTCTCGGCAAGGTCAACATGGACGAGTTCGCGATGGGCTCCTCCACCGAGAACTCGGCGTACGGCCCGACCCGTAACCCATGGGATCTCACCCGGATACCGGGTGGCAGCAGTGGTGGCAGCGCGGCCGCGGTGGCCGCTTTCGAAGCGCCGCTGTCCATCGGCACCGACACGGGTGGCTCGATCCGTCAACCGGCCGCCGTCTGCGGTCTGGTCGGGGTCAAGCCGACCTACGGCGGGGTCAGCCGGTACGGCCTCGTCGCGTTCTCCAGCTCCCTGGACCAGGCGGGCCCGATCACCCGTACCGTCGCCGACGCCGCCCTGCTGCACGCGGCCATCGCCGGGCACGACCCGATGGACAGCACCAGCGTCGAGCTGCCGGTGCCTCCGGTGGTGGAGGCCGCCGGCCGCCGGGACATCCGCGGAATGCGGGTGGGCGTGGTGCGTGAACTCGCCGGCGAGGGCTACGACCCGGGAGTGCAGGCCGCGTTCGACGCGGCCGTCGCGGAGCTGGCCGGGCTCGGTGCCGAGGTGGTCGAGGTGAGCTGCCCGCACTTCACCTACGCGATGGCGGCGTACTACCTGATCGCACCGAGCGAGTGCTCGTCCAACCTGGCCCGCTTCGACGCGATGCGGTTCGGCCTGCGGGCCGGGGACGACGGTCGCGCCGGCGCGGAGGAGGTCATGAGCCGTACCCGGGACGTCGGGTTCGGTGCCGAGGTGAAGCGGCGGGTCATGCTCGGCACGTACGCGCTGTCCTCGGGGTACTACGACGCCTACTACGGGCAGGCACAGAAGGTCCGGACGCTGATCAGCCGGGACTTCGCCGCCGCGTACGAACAGGCTGACGTGCTGGTCTCACCGACCACGCCGACGCCGGCCTTCCCGATCGGGGACAAGGTCGACGACCCGGTGGCGATGTACCTGTCGGACCTGTGCACGATTCCGTCCAACCTCGCCGGTGGGCCGGCGATGAGCCTGCCGTCCGGGCTCGTGGACGGGCTGCCCGTGGGCATCCAGATCATGGCGCCGGCGTTCGCCGATGACCGGCTCTACCTGGTCGGCGGGGCACTGGAGGCCGCGCTGGACGCCCGGCGCGGGCACGCCCTGCTCGACGAAGCACCGACGCTGTAG
- a CDS encoding putative bifunctional diguanylate cyclase/phosphodiesterase, which yields MGGPRPSDGPSGLSEASGLSRPPASLSAVWAAVGGALGCLSAFAIIAVAAGHGGFDDLGVAFALLAGLTVAVGPQPHPSLMPSASAQITGPLPGAGAGSGLLSGLGPGSAATQVVGGGGTDLTGTFLFAILLGWGAAPALAVHLVVGVLLELPRRSSLGLVVARVGRRALGLAAAGAVVAAFGLDRTLGTAELPAVALAALVLFVIDDLAGAPVGPLRSRGPLRSRGPVRPARPNRLGRPGRPGARAGGAARGWRNDIRGGGNRGSGSRGSGSRGDASFRLLYNELHRRLAVAAALLSLAPLIVIAAGRGPWLALLLLPALRVVTRVGEGARQKEHEARHDGLTGLPNRTALAERAALSIAAAERTGTRVGLLLLDLDRFKEVNDRLGHDVGDRLLVVAAARLAAALRPGDVVARLGGDEFAVLLPWLPPGADGRTVATEVAGRVRGVVRAPYEIDGQFCDIDVSVGVALYPDHGADLPALSQSADIAMYAAKEHRLGVQAYGPRDARRARLRTRTTAELGYALDHGQLELHYQPQAEIVDGRVRRTEALLRWRHPSRGLLLPGVFVPLAESAGLIRPITSWAMDTALAQTARWHAAGIPAAVALNVSPRDLRDPGFVGSVASALAANNLSPGALTFEVTERALTADGDGAARALRDLVDLGVTVSLDDFGTGLISLDALRRLPIGEIKIDRTVIGRLGADPRDAVTMGPADGETAAWEAATREVAFIRAVVRMASDLGMRVVAEGVETSTEWCQLAGFGADAAQGWHVAPALPAALVTRWLVEPGQARELLTGHRPGEARQVDSRHGQSQDAVVSLSRDG from the coding sequence ATGGGGGGCCCTCGGCCGAGCGACGGGCCGTCGGGGCTGTCCGAGGCGTCTGGGCTGTCCAGGCCACCCGCATCGTTGTCCGCCGTCTGGGCGGCTGTGGGCGGGGCGCTGGGATGCCTGTCCGCATTCGCGATCATCGCCGTCGCGGCCGGCCATGGCGGGTTCGACGATCTCGGGGTGGCCTTCGCGCTGCTCGCCGGGCTCACCGTCGCCGTCGGCCCGCAGCCGCACCCGTCGCTGATGCCGTCAGCATCGGCGCAGATCACCGGGCCACTGCCAGGGGCTGGGGCGGGGTCTGGGCTGCTGTCGGGGCTGGGGCCCGGCTCCGCGGCGACCCAGGTGGTGGGTGGCGGCGGCACGGACCTCACGGGCACCTTCCTTTTCGCGATTCTGCTCGGCTGGGGTGCGGCGCCGGCGCTGGCGGTTCACCTCGTCGTGGGTGTTCTGCTGGAGCTGCCACGACGGAGTTCGCTGGGGCTTGTGGTGGCCCGGGTGGGGCGTCGCGCGCTTGGGCTCGCCGCAGCCGGGGCCGTCGTGGCGGCGTTCGGTCTCGACCGCACCCTCGGTACCGCCGAGCTGCCGGCTGTCGCCCTCGCCGCGCTGGTGCTGTTCGTGATCGATGACCTGGCCGGCGCTCCAGTCGGGCCGCTTCGGTCGCGCGGGCCGCTTCGGTCGCGCGGGCCGGTTCGGCCTGCGCGGCCGAACCGGCTGGGCCGGCCGGGCAGGCCGGGCGCGCGTGCCGGCGGAGCTGCCCGTGGCTGGCGCAACGACATCCGCGGGGGCGGTAACCGTGGGAGCGGCAGCCGTGGGAGCGGCAGCCGTGGCGATGCATCGTTCCGTCTGCTGTACAACGAGCTGCATCGGCGACTGGCGGTCGCCGCGGCCCTGCTGTCCCTCGCGCCGTTGATCGTGATCGCCGCCGGGCGTGGTCCCTGGCTGGCGCTGCTGCTCCTGCCCGCGCTGCGGGTGGTGACGAGGGTCGGTGAGGGCGCGCGGCAGAAGGAGCATGAGGCCCGTCATGACGGGCTGACCGGCCTGCCGAACCGGACCGCGCTCGCCGAGCGTGCGGCGCTCAGCATCGCGGCGGCGGAACGGACCGGTACTCGTGTCGGGTTGCTGCTGCTCGACCTCGACCGGTTCAAGGAGGTCAACGACCGGCTCGGGCACGATGTCGGCGACCGTCTGCTGGTTGTCGCCGCGGCTCGTCTCGCCGCTGCCCTGCGCCCAGGGGACGTCGTCGCGAGGCTCGGTGGTGACGAGTTCGCGGTGCTGCTTCCGTGGCTTCCACCCGGCGCCGACGGTCGAACTGTCGCCACCGAGGTCGCCGGGCGGGTGCGCGGTGTCGTGCGCGCGCCGTACGAGATCGACGGTCAGTTCTGCGACATCGATGTGAGTGTCGGTGTGGCGCTCTACCCCGATCACGGCGCCGATCTGCCAGCGCTGTCGCAGTCCGCCGATATCGCGATGTACGCGGCGAAGGAGCATCGGCTGGGGGTCCAGGCCTACGGCCCGCGTGACGCCCGCCGGGCCCGGCTGCGTACGCGGACCACGGCGGAGCTGGGCTACGCCCTCGACCACGGGCAGCTCGAACTGCACTACCAGCCTCAGGCGGAGATCGTCGACGGAAGGGTGCGCCGAACCGAGGCGCTGCTGCGTTGGCGGCACCCGAGCCGCGGTCTGCTGCTGCCGGGAGTCTTCGTTCCGCTCGCCGAGTCCGCTGGTCTGATCCGTCCGATCACCTCCTGGGCGATGGACACGGCGCTGGCCCAGACCGCCCGGTGGCACGCGGCCGGGATCCCGGCCGCGGTCGCGCTGAACGTTTCCCCGCGTGATCTGCGAGACCCCGGTTTCGTCGGGTCCGTCGCGAGCGCGCTTGCCGCCAACAACCTGTCACCGGGCGCACTCACCTTCGAGGTGACCGAACGGGCGCTGACCGCCGACGGCGACGGGGCCGCCCGCGCGCTACGGGATCTGGTCGACCTCGGCGTGACCGTGAGCCTGGATGACTTCGGCACCGGACTGATCTCCCTGGACGCCCTGCGTCGGTTGCCGATCGGCGAGATCAAGATTGATCGGACGGTGATCGGGCGGCTGGGCGCCGACCCCCGAGACGCCGTCACGATGGGCCCGGCCGATGGGGAAACCGCGGCCTGGGAGGCAGCCACCAGGGAGGTCGCCTTCATTCGCGCCGTGGTGCGGATGGCGTCCGACCTCGGGATGCGCGTCGTGGCGGAAGGCGTCGAGACATCGACGGAGTGGTGCCAGCTCGCCGGTTTCGGCGCGGACGCCGCGCAGGGCTGGCATGTGGCGCCGGCACTGCCCGCGGCGTTGGTCACACGGTGGCTGGTCGAGCCCGGCCAGGCCCGCGAGCTTCTCACCGGACATCGTCCCGGTGAGGCCCGCCAGGTGGATTCCAGGCACGGCCAGTCACAGGACGCCGTGGTGAGCCTGAGCCGTGACGGCTGA
- the gatC gene encoding Asp-tRNA(Asn)/Glu-tRNA(Gln) amidotransferase subunit GatC, with amino-acid sequence MAITRDEVANLARLSRMSLSSAELDALAPQLEAILGAVARVAEVAAADIPPTSHAVPLTNVFRADVTRPSLPVADVLAGAPAAEEGRFRVPRILDPEE; translated from the coding sequence ATGGCGATCACCCGGGACGAGGTCGCGAACCTTGCCCGCCTTTCGCGGATGTCCCTGTCCTCCGCTGAGCTCGACGCGCTGGCACCGCAGCTGGAGGCGATTCTCGGCGCCGTGGCCAGGGTCGCCGAGGTGGCGGCGGCAGACATTCCGCCGACCTCGCACGCCGTACCGCTCACCAATGTCTTCCGCGCGGACGTGACTCGCCCGTCGCTGCCGGTCGCCGACGTCCTCGCCGGCGCGCCCGCCGCCGAGGAGGGCCGGTTCCGGGTGCCGCGCATTCTCGATCCGGAAGAGTGA
- a CDS encoding penicillin-binding transpeptidase domain-containing protein, protein MPLTPTGFGPSRSRRRGRGRRGLLAAGLVLVLVAVGGGLTYWLKERSDARAADRAVVSVAAAYLEAWQALTIAPSAAEESDTAAGGTGAAASGTGATGTGVAGTGAAATGTGGGDAAAGQARARAGAAVSAVSVDGDVPVATLVGLMSDVHDRLSVTRAEFVAGKAARSGASATVPYTATLTLAGFTEPLTYSGSLGLTGAGGDAWKVRAAPSSVHPDLKPGLHLDRTDSTGKRGALLDVNGRPMDTNPELAGNLIGRIDPASGLQRVYDSRLRPQGGSVVVRTDGNETVKTLKAYPSSDGEAIRTTINLDVQRAAEAALGTAAQPNGALVAIDTRTGGVLAVANRPTNGYGRAVRGSYPPGSTFKIVTATAALMNGRTADTPLDCTEKVSIGGREFQNAEAEQFGMIPFRTAFAKSCNTAFIRLEQSLPDGALEQAAKLYGFDGVEPLPIASVGGSFPTPRDDVEAAAASIGQGRVAASPLQMASVAAAVASGTWHQPFVVGESPRSNALPAQALGPLRDFMRAVVTEGTAAGVPMPGEVGGKTGTAEYGNGNPPPTHGWFVGYRGDIAVATVIEDGGFGAESAAPVVSRFFTALDGGQVSAPPAAG, encoded by the coding sequence GTGCCCCTCACACCTACGGGGTTCGGTCCGTCCCGGTCGCGCCGCAGGGGGCGGGGGCGCCGGGGCCTGCTGGCCGCAGGTCTGGTGCTCGTGCTCGTGGCGGTTGGTGGCGGTCTCACCTACTGGCTGAAGGAACGGTCGGACGCGCGCGCGGCTGACCGCGCGGTGGTCTCGGTGGCCGCGGCCTATCTGGAGGCCTGGCAGGCGCTGACGATCGCGCCGTCCGCGGCCGAGGAATCCGACACGGCTGCCGGCGGGACCGGTGCCGCTGCCAGCGGGACCGGTGCCACCGGGACCGGAGTCGCCGGGACCGGAGCCGCTGCCACCGGGACCGGCGGTGGCGATGCCGCGGCCGGTCAGGCCCGTGCTCGGGCCGGCGCCGCGGTCAGCGCGGTCAGCGTCGACGGCGACGTCCCGGTCGCGACACTGGTCGGGCTGATGTCCGACGTCCACGATCGGCTCTCGGTCACCAGGGCGGAGTTCGTCGCGGGGAAGGCGGCCCGCTCGGGGGCGAGCGCCACGGTTCCCTACACCGCGACCCTCACGCTCGCCGGATTCACCGAGCCGCTGACGTACTCCGGTTCGCTCGGCCTGACCGGGGCCGGCGGCGATGCCTGGAAGGTGCGGGCGGCGCCGTCCTCGGTGCACCCCGACCTCAAGCCCGGCCTGCACCTGGACCGCACCGACTCCACCGGTAAGCGGGGCGCGCTGCTGGACGTGAACGGGCGTCCCATGGACACCAACCCCGAGCTCGCCGGGAACCTCATCGGCCGGATCGATCCGGCGTCCGGCCTGCAGCGGGTCTACGACTCGCGGCTGCGGCCCCAGGGCGGCTCGGTGGTGGTCCGCACCGACGGCAACGAGACAGTGAAGACCCTCAAGGCCTACCCGAGCAGCGACGGCGAGGCGATCCGCACCACCATCAACCTGGACGTCCAGCGTGCGGCCGAGGCGGCCCTCGGCACCGCCGCGCAGCCGAACGGGGCGCTGGTGGCCATCGACACCCGGACCGGCGGGGTGCTCGCGGTGGCGAACCGCCCGACCAACGGCTACGGGCGGGCGGTGCGCGGGTCGTATCCGCCCGGTTCGACCTTCAAGATCGTGACGGCGACGGCGGCGCTGATGAACGGCAGGACGGCGGACACCCCGCTCGACTGCACCGAGAAGGTGAGCATCGGCGGGCGGGAGTTCCAGAACGCCGAGGCGGAGCAGTTCGGGATGATCCCGTTCCGCACGGCCTTCGCCAAGAGCTGCAACACGGCGTTCATCCGGCTGGAGCAGTCGCTGCCCGACGGCGCGCTCGAGCAGGCCGCCAAGCTGTACGGCTTCGACGGTGTCGAGCCGCTGCCCATCGCCAGCGTCGGCGGCTCCTTCCCGACCCCGCGCGACGACGTCGAGGCGGCGGCCGCGTCGATCGGGCAGGGCCGGGTCGCCGCGTCGCCGTTGCAGATGGCGAGCGTCGCCGCCGCCGTGGCCAGCGGTACCTGGCACCAGCCGTTCGTCGTGGGGGAGTCGCCGCGCAGCAACGCTCTGCCGGCGCAGGCCCTGGGGCCGCTGCGCGACTTCATGCGGGCCGTGGTCACCGAGGGGACCGCGGCGGGGGTTCCGATGCCGGGTGAGGTCGGCGGCAAGACCGGCACGGCCGAGTACGGGAACGGGAACCCGCCGCCGACGCACGGCTGGTTCGTCGGATACCGGGGTGACATCGCGGTCGCGACGGTCATCGAGGACGGTGGTTTCGGTGCCGAGTCCGCCGCGCCTGTGGTCTCCAGGTTCTTCACCGCTCTCGACGGTGGCCAGGTGTCGGCTCCGCCGGCCGCCGGCTGA